The sequence TCCTCGTCCGATCCCTCCGATTCGTCCCCCTCCTCGCCCGCAGAATCTCCATCAGCCGCCGGCATCTCCGCTACCAACCCCGCATGCTGAATGAGTCTCATCACTAGAGGAACGCCAACAGGGCCTACCTGAGCCCCGAGGCTATCCCCCCCCAACACCACTCCCTTCCAGCACCAGGTCCTCAGACACGAGATCCGCGGGTTGAGGCCCGCCTTTCTCTTGTTCTTCGGAGTGGAAGGTTGAGACCCTACGCCACTGTCATGAGAGACCACAAAGGGCCTCCACACAGACCCCTCCTCTCTCGCTGCCAggccagcagcagcagaagatgttctttttttaagttttcatttttttacgcCTGCAGTGTACACCCCCTCCTTGTCTGTGTTGGCCAGCGCTGCAGCCCCCGGTTCAGCTGTAGCCGCGCTGGTATCTGGCTCCTCTGCTCTCTTCCCCTGGAGCTGCGGCTCAGGTCTCGGCGGCTCCTCCACCTCATCTCTCTGAACCATCCCGGCTGCCTCCCTGAAACCATCACTACTACTTGTCCCTGCTTCAGATTGTAGCTTGGGGCAGGTCCGTTTAAGGTGCCCCTGTTCCccacaagaaaaacatttaaaaacctctGTGCTGGCAAAAACAACATAATCCCTGCCCTCTATATTAAAACACCAAGCTACATTTAGACTTTTTCTGGGTTATCAAGCAGTACGAATACTTTGATCGGtgacattattttaccatatctGGAAAGCTTTCtttcaatcaattaattattaataaaagggggaatatttgacaatattactTTGGTAAGAGACGTAGATAACGGTGTTACAGTTACCAAAGAATCATTCAACATAAATCCCTCTTCCACAATTTTGTTAACCAGATTTTCTTAGTTAAGGAAAACGACTATAGCTTTGTTCATCCGTGAGGCATATTTGATCTTTTCAAAACCAACCACCGCTGTATGGGGAACATTATACACAATGGTCACATTGTTCCTACCATGTTCTGTGATGCTATGTCTTTACACAAAGATTTTTAGGGACTGATGTAAGTATAAGCACAGTGCAAACAGTTTCAGCTGCAAAATCAgtcaattattttgcactgcagcctatgtacGATTACTCagcatgcacaaataatgagccgcaatcatgataatgagggtcgcaatgagccctgcctgtgcatcggggtatttagcggccacacttacagcccagaggtgaggtgagttaggagtacagtgAGCAgcaggcgctgtatgagatttgtggagcacaaaaatcaaaccaaacaaaaacatatgtcatgtccaaccaagctatttcagtttttatttttaattaattttctacaaatttctagaatattttttttcacttggaagttgtggggtaggatgtgcagataaatgaaaaaaaacaatttgaatgcattttaattccagaccgtaaggcaacaaaaggtgaacattttgaaagggggtgtatactttctataggcaccatatatatatatatatatatatatatatatatatatagatagatagatagatatatatattattatttatatatatctatatatatatatatctatcatatatatatatattattaatgtgtGTGTCCCACAGTGGTGGGTGAGCCGACTCGataatataaatctgctatatatatatatatatatatatatatatatatatatatatatatatatatatatatcgagggccgcgatatagcgagagacccatagaaaaacaaataggctaataacaaatactgtacaaccactccctcgttttatcgggggcgtcagggtccaatataaatcctctacgcaacccgctttttctcattttgtgtataaaaagcagcacaccattttaattcatactgtggagggtaattgcttctcatcaacttcagtctccaattaatttcacgactcttcctctcctttctcaaatgcacaatgGGTCTGTACGTGTGACTTTCTTAggtaagtgtttttgtttgtatccTCCGAACAACGATCCCTCGACCTTGTGCCAGGTAGGAACACCGAAAACGATCCACGTAACGACGGGGCGTGCACTTGTGGAAGCCAGCCTGAGGGATTTTATGGTTATGGCAGCAAGTagattttaatttgctttgttaaACGAAACAAAAAGTTTTTGTAAACATACAACGACACACACTACACGTCAAATGCAACAATGTTAATTTTGTCATAAGATTCTCAGATTCATATAACAGCGATTCCGTATACGTCAgttagtcatttttaaaaatcgGGGAGCCCCACTCCAGTAGGCGCGATATTaaccgaatccgcagtatagtgaGAGGGGCAATATTGTTCACccccagccctgtgtgtgtgtgtgtgtgtgtgtgtgtgtgtgtatataaaactGTAATCTGTTTATaatctaattatttatttgtcaggCTTTTTGTCCTGATTGTAGCAAACACTACCCACTCATTTATTCTTCATTTGTAACAATAGCAGGTTTCTATTGCCAAGCAATGACCTCTTGGAAAAATCATGCAGTATTAATCTATATGAATTACAGGGTTGAAGAAAGCCTattggcagaaaaaaataaataaaactgcagatTTCACTGGCTTCAAATTAAATTGTCAGTTTATTCAAACTCAACTCctgggagagggggaggatctacctgttacatatatatagagaaagaaagagagagagagattcagtgAAAGCTTCTAGTTCACTCAGATGAGgctacagtctgttttttttttttttttttttttttttcttggcaaagaaaaaagaatagaTTTGAAATTGGAATGGAAATAATTGAGCTTCAAGAACTCCAAACAATGCAGCTTTGTTTCCAGTCTGGCAATGTATCCTGCCCTAAAGAAATCCGTCCAACAGCAATCTatgtaatattgtatatttttttgacTGGTGTGGTGATGCTTACAGTGTGTGGAAACCTTGTGGTGATCATTTCCATCTGTCATTTCAAGCAGCTCCATACACCAaccaacctccttgtgctttcaCTTGCTGTAACAGATTTTCTTATAGGAGCAATTGTGATGCCTTTCTACATGATTCAGTCCATAGAATTCTGTTGGTATTTTGGTGACATATACTGCTCAATGCACTCTATATTTGGTCTGTTGCTGACTTCAGTTTCTATTAGTAATTTGGTATTTATTGCCTTTGATCGATATGTTGCTGTGTGTGATCCATTACTTTACTCTACTAAAATAACAATTCCTACAACGTGGCTGTTTGTTGCAGTTAGTTGGCTCTTTTCGCTATTTTACACAATGTTAGTAacttattttaatactgatgCAGGACTATATTCTTGTCCTAGAGACTGTTTGATAGTATTTGATGCAACATGGGGGGTAGTAGATTTGGTGGTCACATTTCTCTTGCCTTGTTCTGCAATGGTTACTCTGTATACAAAAGTGTTTATAGTTGCAAAAAGGCATGCAAGAGTAATACAGCAAATTAGTTCTGCTGATGGAAGCAAAGGCAACATACCTAAAAAGTCTGAAAGAAAGGCAGCAAAAACATTGGGGCTTGTAGTGGCTGTCTTTCTTCTTTGCTGGGTACCATATTACATTTACACTGTTGTTGAGgcatacatacattttacttcTCCTCCAATAGTGACAAATGCTCTCACATGGATAGTTTGTTTTAACTCCTGCATGAATCCAATTATTTATGCTTTGTTTTATCCCTGGTTTAAGAAGTCACTGGAACTCATATTAACATTCAAGATATTTCAGCCAGCATCCTCT is a genomic window of Polyodon spathula isolate WHYD16114869_AA chromosome 6, ASM1765450v1, whole genome shotgun sequence containing:
- the LOC121316659 gene encoding trace amine-associated receptor 13c-like, producing the protein MEIIELQELQTMQLCFQSGNVSCPKEIRPTAIYVILYIFLTGVVMLTVCGNLVVIISICHFKQLHTPTNLLVLSLAVTDFLIGAIVMPFYMIQSIEFCWYFGDIYCSMHSIFGLLLTSVSISNLVFIAFDRYVAVCDPLLYSTKITIPTTWLFVAVSWLFSLFYTMLVTYFNTDAGLYSCPRDCLIVFDATWGVVDLVVTFLLPCSAMVTLYTKVFIVAKRHARVIQQISSADGSKGNIPKKSERKAAKTLGLVVAVFLLCWVPYYIYTVVEAYIHFTSPPIVTNALTWIVCFNSCMNPIIYALFYPWFKKSLELILTFKIFQPASSLINLFPGNH